A DNA window from Bdellovibrio sp. BCCA contains the following coding sequences:
- a CDS encoding endonuclease I family protein: MKLAKLIKSVIVFTSLSVCVAQAAQQQTTRVVPYYGDDFYRDLKAGVSNEDLENRIKSVLRSFHVKRASGNDLIVNSCMQAQGQGRCYAHTAIGYNAARVFLMGNYYLIKDGNKGYAIRDVYCDKDRPVSDFRRDFPAPGTIPDNKVINVEHTWPQSHFTRRFPDEVQKSDLHHLFPTDSQINAIRGNNMFGEVSHDLMELKCPASRFGLGSGGSDEVFEPPQDHKGNVARALFYFSVRYDMPINQLEEVILRKWNKEDPVDAEEMKRNEEIFKAQGNRNPFIDFPELADRIADF, from the coding sequence ATGAAGCTAGCGAAGCTCATTAAGTCAGTGATTGTATTTACATCGTTATCTGTTTGTGTGGCCCAAGCGGCTCAACAACAAACCACTCGTGTCGTTCCCTATTACGGGGATGATTTCTACCGCGATTTGAAAGCGGGAGTTTCCAACGAAGATTTAGAAAACAGAATTAAATCTGTCTTGCGCAGTTTCCACGTGAAGCGTGCGAGCGGAAATGACTTGATCGTGAATTCTTGCATGCAAGCGCAAGGACAAGGTCGTTGTTACGCTCACACAGCGATTGGTTACAATGCTGCGAGAGTTTTTTTGATGGGGAACTATTACCTCATTAAAGACGGTAACAAAGGTTATGCGATTCGCGATGTTTATTGTGATAAAGACCGTCCCGTGAGTGATTTCCGCAGAGACTTCCCAGCACCTGGAACTATTCCTGATAATAAAGTGATTAACGTGGAGCATACATGGCCACAAAGTCACTTCACAAGAAGATTCCCGGACGAAGTGCAAAAGTCAGATCTTCATCACTTGTTTCCAACAGATTCACAAATCAATGCGATTCGCGGCAACAACATGTTCGGTGAAGTTTCTCATGATTTGATGGAGCTAAAATGCCCGGCGTCTCGTTTCGGTTTGGGTTCCGGTGGCTCTGATGAAGTTTTCGAACCGCCTCAAGATCATAAAGGAAATGTCGCTCGTGCGCTTTTCTATTTCTCTGTTCGTTACGATATGCCGATCAACCAGCTTGAAGAGGTCATCCTTCGCAAGTGGAACAAAGAAGATCCTGTCGATGCCGAAGAAATGAAAAGAAACGAAGAGATCTTCAAAGCTCAAGGTAACAGAAATCCATTCATCGATTTCCCAGAGCTTGCGGATCGTATCGCTGATTTCTAA
- the pruA gene encoding L-glutamate gamma-semialdehyde dehydrogenase, with amino-acid sequence MNDIQSQIVARGEEIMKRMESQSKASIFSKDFWYGSIMEWSMKNEKFKTNMFRFVDVLPSINSGDEVARHLKEYFAEDGGKLPPVFNVGLGLGSLAPGLMASAIKKNVVGMAQMFITGENPDEALPVLKKARKNKMTFTVDILGEAILSEKEAQEYTNKYVELVNWLAKDAEKWDEVPQIDRDHEGALPKVNVSVKMTALYSQIKDLAWDETKKILKDRMRPVFRLGMQKGVFINLDMEQYSVKHLTLEVFTELINEPEFKNYKFFGVVIQAYLRDSFEDVKMLTEFAKTRGTPFWVRLVKGAYWDYETIEAEQRGWPVPVYTNKAESDANYELCAKYFLENIKYIRPAFASHNVRTIAACMVYAEKLNIPKEALEFQMLYGMAEPIKKTLVDMGYRMREYAPVGELIPGMAYLVRRLLENSSNESWLRGKFADNKTTAELLKDPAQGLTPTSPVIPKKPGKFYNEPLLDFAVKADREKMLKALAEARAALPVNVPLMINNKEIRSEKIFDRVNPSESSQVVGKISMANVEQAEQAMQAAQTAFKTWKNVPAEERAALVDKLADIMVRDRFKLIATQVLEVGKPWAEADGDICEAIDFCRYYARDMRNLQKPLRVGGLPGELSHYIYKPRGVVAVIAPWNFPLAILAGMVTAAAVTGNTVVMKPAEQSSVVAWGLMKMVQEAGFPAGVINFLPGFGEEVGEYIVNHKYTTTIAFTGSKAVGLHILNRASVVQPGQQHVKRCIIEMGGKNAVIIDNDADLDEAVDGVLYSAFGFSGQKCSAASRVIVLDEVYDRFTDRLVEAARSIEVMSAENPKAYMGPVVDKEAYERILNTIAETEKTNKLLFKGQAPTNGFFVPPTIFGDVPGDSKLAQQEIFGPVVAVIRAKNLDHALEIANSTEYALTGGVFSRSPANIARVKEEFEVGNLYINRGITGAMVDRHPFGGFKMSGIGSKTGGPDYIKQYMEPAAVTENTLRRGFAPAEE; translated from the coding sequence ATGAACGACATCCAATCGCAAATCGTCGCCCGTGGCGAAGAGATTATGAAGCGCATGGAAAGCCAATCAAAGGCTTCCATTTTTTCTAAAGATTTCTGGTATGGCTCCATCATGGAATGGAGTATGAAAAACGAAAAATTCAAAACGAACATGTTCCGCTTCGTGGACGTTCTTCCTTCCATCAACTCCGGTGATGAAGTCGCTCGTCACTTGAAAGAATATTTTGCTGAAGACGGTGGAAAACTTCCTCCGGTTTTCAACGTCGGTCTTGGCTTAGGTTCCTTGGCTCCGGGCTTGATGGCGAGTGCCATCAAAAAGAATGTCGTCGGCATGGCGCAAATGTTCATCACAGGTGAAAATCCTGATGAAGCTCTTCCCGTTTTGAAAAAAGCGCGCAAAAACAAAATGACTTTCACAGTCGACATTTTGGGTGAAGCGATTTTGTCAGAGAAAGAAGCTCAAGAGTACACAAACAAATACGTGGAGCTTGTAAACTGGCTCGCTAAAGATGCTGAGAAGTGGGACGAAGTTCCGCAAATCGATCGCGATCATGAAGGTGCGCTGCCAAAAGTAAACGTGTCCGTGAAAATGACAGCGCTTTACTCGCAAATCAAAGATCTTGCTTGGGATGAAACTAAGAAAATCCTGAAAGATCGTATGCGTCCTGTGTTCCGTCTTGGAATGCAAAAAGGTGTCTTCATCAATCTGGATATGGAACAATACTCTGTCAAACATTTGACTTTGGAAGTGTTCACAGAACTTATCAACGAACCTGAATTTAAAAATTATAAATTCTTTGGCGTTGTGATCCAAGCTTACCTTCGCGATTCTTTTGAAGACGTCAAGATGTTGACTGAGTTTGCAAAAACTCGCGGCACTCCGTTCTGGGTTCGTCTTGTAAAAGGAGCCTACTGGGATTACGAAACTATCGAGGCTGAACAACGTGGCTGGCCTGTTCCTGTTTACACAAACAAAGCAGAATCAGATGCAAACTACGAATTGTGCGCAAAATACTTCCTTGAAAATATCAAGTACATCCGCCCTGCTTTTGCGTCTCACAACGTAAGAACAATCGCAGCGTGCATGGTTTACGCAGAAAAATTAAACATCCCGAAAGAAGCTTTGGAATTCCAAATGCTTTACGGAATGGCTGAGCCGATCAAGAAAACTTTGGTCGACATGGGTTACCGCATGCGTGAATACGCTCCTGTCGGAGAACTCATCCCAGGCATGGCGTATCTTGTTCGTCGTTTGCTTGAAAACTCTTCGAATGAATCTTGGCTTCGTGGAAAATTCGCGGATAACAAAACCACAGCTGAGCTGTTAAAAGACCCAGCGCAAGGTTTGACTCCAACGTCTCCTGTGATTCCAAAAAAACCAGGCAAGTTCTATAACGAACCTCTTTTGGATTTCGCAGTGAAAGCGGATCGCGAAAAAATGTTGAAAGCATTGGCGGAGGCTCGTGCCGCTCTTCCAGTGAATGTGCCTTTGATGATCAACAACAAAGAAATTCGTTCTGAGAAAATCTTTGACCGCGTGAACCCATCTGAAAGCTCACAAGTTGTCGGTAAGATCAGCATGGCGAATGTGGAGCAAGCTGAACAAGCTATGCAAGCGGCTCAAACCGCTTTCAAAACTTGGAAAAATGTTCCTGCGGAAGAACGCGCAGCTCTTGTTGATAAACTCGCTGACATCATGGTTCGTGATCGTTTCAAATTAATCGCAACTCAAGTTCTTGAAGTGGGTAAACCATGGGCGGAAGCTGATGGTGATATCTGTGAAGCGATCGACTTCTGTCGTTACTACGCTCGCGATATGCGCAATCTTCAAAAACCACTTCGCGTGGGTGGCCTTCCTGGTGAACTTTCTCACTACATCTACAAACCTCGCGGTGTTGTGGCGGTGATCGCTCCTTGGAACTTCCCTCTGGCGATCCTTGCAGGCATGGTGACGGCAGCGGCTGTAACAGGAAACACTGTTGTGATGAAACCTGCAGAGCAATCTTCCGTGGTTGCTTGGGGCCTGATGAAGATGGTTCAAGAAGCTGGCTTCCCAGCAGGTGTGATCAACTTCCTTCCTGGATTCGGCGAAGAAGTTGGTGAATACATTGTGAACCACAAATACACGACAACAATTGCCTTCACAGGTTCTAAAGCAGTCGGCTTGCACATCCTAAATCGCGCTTCTGTTGTTCAACCAGGACAACAACACGTGAAAAGATGCATTATCGAAATGGGCGGCAAAAACGCCGTGATCATCGATAACGATGCGGATCTTGATGAAGCGGTGGATGGAGTTCTTTACTCGGCGTTTGGTTTCTCTGGCCAGAAATGTTCTGCGGCAAGCCGCGTGATCGTTCTTGATGAAGTTTACGATCGTTTCACAGATCGTTTGGTGGAAGCAGCAAGATCTATCGAAGTCATGTCTGCTGAAAATCCAAAAGCTTACATGGGACCGGTTGTTGATAAAGAAGCTTATGAACGTATTCTGAATACGATTGCTGAGACAGAAAAAACGAATAAGCTGTTGTTCAAAGGCCAAGCGCCAACAAACGGCTTCTTCGTTCCGCCAACAATCTTTGGTGATGTTCCAGGTGATTCAAAACTGGCTCAACAAGAAATCTTCGGCCCAGTTGTAGCTGTGATCCGCGCGAAAAACTTGGATCACGCTTTGGAAATCGCGAATAGCACAGAGTATGCATTGACAGGTGGCGTGTTCTCTCGCTCCCCTGCAAACATCGCTCGCGTGAAAGAAGAATTCGAAGTGGGTAATTTGTATATCAACCGTGGTATCACAGGTGCCATGGTCGATCGTCATCCATTTGGTGGGTTTAAAATGTCAGGCATCGGTTCAAAAACCGGCGGCCCTGATTACATCAAACAATACATGGAACCAGCAGCAGTGACTGAAAATACTCTTCGTCGCGGTTTCGCTCCAGCGGAAGAATAG
- a CDS encoding fumarylacetoacetate hydrolase family protein, whose amino-acid sequence MIQNIWAVGRNYAEHAKELGNEVPTEPMIFLKAGSTSSIAAKEIHMPSWTNELHHEVELALRFNDNLQIDEACIAIDITDRAKQNQLKSKGHPWTLAKSFKDSCPLSGFFPVNDLDELKNLEIILKINGDVRQHGNTAQMIFSLEQLLDFVRLHFPVMPGDLLLTGTPSGVGPFKKGDVLEAEIVSKAKHSWKVI is encoded by the coding sequence ATGATTCAAAATATTTGGGCCGTGGGCCGCAATTACGCTGAGCACGCCAAAGAACTTGGCAATGAAGTTCCGACTGAACCCATGATCTTTTTAAAAGCCGGAAGCACTTCTTCCATCGCTGCGAAAGAAATTCACATGCCCTCATGGACGAATGAACTTCATCACGAAGTGGAACTCGCACTTCGCTTTAACGACAATTTGCAAATTGATGAAGCCTGCATCGCTATTGATATCACGGACAGAGCCAAACAAAATCAATTGAAGTCCAAAGGACATCCTTGGACCTTGGCAAAAAGTTTTAAAGACTCCTGCCCGCTCTCTGGCTTTTTTCCAGTGAACGACTTGGATGAGTTAAAAAACTTAGAGATTATTTTAAAAATTAACGGCGACGTTCGCCAACATGGCAACACCGCCCAAATGATATTCTCTCTGGAGCAGCTTTTGGATTTCGTGCGCCTTCACTTTCCGGTGATGCCCGGCGATCTGCTTTTAACGGGCACCCCGTCGGGGGTCGGCCCTTTTAAAAAGGGCGATGTTTTGGAAGCCGAGATCGTCTCGAAGGCGAAGCATTCTTGGAAAGTGATTTAA
- a CDS encoding SixA phosphatase family protein, translating to MKIYLFRHAQKAMDFSGDPDLTAEGHAQASKVLDKVLKNELPKPTELWVSPKKRTHSTFRPLSQHFSLPLQINTSLLEQQSDEKLTDFRSRIEKLFESAAEHKDAVIFLCSHYDLVVEAMSIVPSDKDLSDSEFSHWSPCQYIGFDVNKDGIYEFIEFKKVLL from the coding sequence ATGAAGATCTATCTCTTTAGACATGCACAAAAAGCCATGGACTTTTCCGGCGATCCTGATTTGACCGCCGAGGGCCACGCTCAGGCCTCGAAGGTTCTCGACAAGGTGCTCAAAAACGAATTGCCGAAGCCGACAGAATTATGGGTTTCTCCGAAAAAGCGCACGCACAGCACGTTTCGTCCGCTCTCTCAGCATTTTAGTTTGCCTTTGCAAATCAATACGTCCCTGCTTGAACAACAAAGCGATGAAAAACTAACTGATTTTCGCTCACGTATTGAAAAGCTGTTTGAGAGTGCCGCTGAACACAAAGACGCCGTGATTTTTCTTTGCAGTCACTATGATCTTGTCGTCGAAGCGATGAGCATTGTTCCCAGCGACAAAGATCTTTCGGATTCAGAATTTTCTCATTGGAGTCCTTGTCAGTACATCGGCTTTGATGTGAACAAAGACGGAATTTACGAATTCATTGAATTTAAAAAGGTGCTTTTATGA
- a CDS encoding Hsp33 family molecular chaperone HslO — translation MSKERVHRFVSKDLTVRIAAVNATEVVKHMQGLQNTYPLATVAVGRSMVGALLMAAQLKDGQMVGLLFRGNGALQSVYAEASFNGQVRGYTPNPQYQPPNYDNGLSLKEAIGNGTLSVARHQPFQKQPFHGTVELVSGEIGQDIAHYLHQSHQIRSLVSLGVYLDTYGKVQAAGGVLIEVMPGVSEAVVEMIQQNYEDWKPNISQMLLDGAQPVDLVKPFMAGIDFTEVEHNQEIEYFCPCTKERVVRALETLGEEELQDMINKNETADVTCQICGRPYTVTIPEIQDIKDRLHKESLH, via the coding sequence ATGAGTAAAGAGCGTGTTCATCGTTTTGTTTCCAAAGATTTGACGGTGCGAATTGCCGCAGTGAACGCGACTGAAGTTGTTAAACATATGCAAGGTCTGCAAAATACATATCCTTTGGCGACGGTGGCCGTAGGACGCAGCATGGTAGGCGCTTTGCTGATGGCCGCGCAATTGAAAGACGGTCAAATGGTGGGCTTGCTCTTTAGGGGAAACGGCGCTTTGCAAAGCGTTTATGCGGAGGCTTCTTTCAATGGCCAGGTTCGTGGCTACACTCCGAATCCGCAGTATCAACCACCGAATTACGACAATGGTCTAAGCCTTAAAGAGGCGATCGGAAACGGCACCTTGAGTGTCGCTCGCCATCAACCTTTCCAAAAGCAACCGTTTCACGGAACGGTGGAGTTGGTGAGTGGTGAAATCGGGCAGGACATTGCTCACTATCTTCATCAGTCTCATCAAATCCGTTCGTTGGTGTCTTTAGGTGTTTACCTTGATACCTACGGAAAAGTTCAAGCCGCTGGCGGTGTTTTGATTGAAGTGATGCCGGGAGTTTCAGAAGCTGTTGTTGAGATGATTCAGCAAAACTATGAAGACTGGAAACCAAACATTTCACAAATGTTGCTCGATGGAGCTCAGCCTGTTGATTTGGTAAAACCATTTATGGCGGGCATTGATTTTACGGAAGTGGAACACAATCAAGAGATTGAATACTTCTGCCCATGTACAAAAGAGCGTGTTGTGCGCGCTCTTGAAACATTAGGCGAAGAAGAACTTCAAGATATGATCAATAAAAACGAAACGGCGGATGTTACTTGCCAAATCTGCGGTCGTCCTTACACAGTGACGATCCCTGAAATCCAAGATATCAAAGATCGTTTGCATAAAGAATCGCTTCACTAG
- a CDS encoding phospholipase D-like domain-containing protein, with translation MFRNSGFALILPMILLCSCQTFQREPASLIDNSMPLSLVRLYDSEVNLQLQEDQLMRAQKAQDREKEDSLSKSVQKLQEQKKVFQEQSSSYTAKSAHGDTPRTFSSTMHSTWGVKEEELTLGDLSYYIKGTGQPRFFSMGNVNAGSYELLLRHETYSRAGSSVTRNDDEQRDAQKYFEARILCDGPFALKTGLFKADQYGAFQSAKFSWYDAKLNGQKVRFRPSAEVKSCDVMFKNPWGDTSKEYTFQLKTEKEKLGYLQNLARTYEACVFPSAAGLTKPQQFFLNSNFTSMNCPLSADSLTTLEDPEEGLQAKVEMLLGQRLPQKFLTEKNPFLPLDMSKAPKLDAIFVSYLVYRSDFYGNVLARLLKYHADHGAQVRVLISDVITLKKDQAMFEKMASENGNIKVVQYRYDNAARSGGKLHEFHRTNHVKIFLTLSSTDPSANRVVLGGRNIHDGFLFRAAPNFTSFPSLVNYSKGEESFVHWRDFEFLIKSKTFAEKLAVQYYALWMQDSDTFNVRPTTAQSTSSARPDPQYFADADTHPLIRHYVSIPFKDNRNLEDYYAELINHASKKILISTPYFRPLKKVGEALKNAADRGVKITLITRLDLEGDTADFILGAVNKDGVNKFKDSIKIYEYIEPKIILHSKLVMIDDEMSFIGSVNLNKRSFIHDMENGALIYSPAFTKKMTSIYNSYLKLSRPITEKQKVHFWQKAIIGMFDSEF, from the coding sequence ATGTTTAGAAATTCCGGTTTTGCCCTCATTCTGCCAATGATTCTATTATGCTCTTGTCAGACGTTTCAGAGGGAACCTGCTTCCTTGATCGACAACAGCATGCCTCTTTCATTGGTAAGACTTTATGACTCTGAAGTGAACCTGCAACTCCAAGAAGATCAACTGATGCGTGCGCAAAAGGCGCAAGATCGCGAGAAGGAAGATTCTCTTTCTAAATCCGTTCAAAAACTTCAAGAGCAAAAGAAAGTTTTCCAAGAACAATCCTCCTCTTACACAGCAAAATCAGCCCATGGCGATACTCCCCGCACTTTCTCAAGCACTATGCACTCCACATGGGGCGTGAAAGAGGAAGAACTGACTTTAGGCGATCTTTCTTATTACATCAAAGGCACAGGCCAGCCTCGTTTCTTTTCTATGGGTAACGTCAATGCGGGAAGCTACGAACTTCTTTTACGTCATGAGACTTATTCCCGTGCGGGCTCTTCGGTTACACGTAATGATGATGAACAAAGAGATGCGCAAAAATATTTTGAAGCACGCATTCTCTGTGATGGTCCCTTTGCACTAAAAACAGGACTCTTTAAGGCGGACCAATATGGTGCTTTCCAAAGTGCGAAATTTAGCTGGTACGATGCCAAGCTCAATGGACAAAAGGTTCGCTTCCGTCCTTCTGCGGAAGTGAAAAGCTGCGATGTGATGTTCAAAAATCCTTGGGGTGATACAAGCAAAGAGTACACATTCCAACTAAAAACGGAAAAAGAAAAGCTGGGGTATTTGCAAAATCTCGCGCGCACTTATGAAGCTTGCGTGTTTCCTTCGGCGGCAGGCCTTACAAAACCGCAGCAGTTTTTCTTAAACTCCAATTTCACCAGTATGAATTGTCCTCTGAGCGCAGACTCTTTAACAACTTTGGAAGATCCTGAAGAGGGATTGCAAGCCAAAGTAGAAATGCTTTTGGGACAACGACTGCCGCAGAAGTTTCTTACAGAGAAAAATCCCTTCCTGCCTTTGGATATGTCCAAAGCGCCAAAACTTGATGCGATTTTCGTTTCTTATTTAGTTTATCGCAGTGATTTCTACGGCAACGTTTTGGCGCGATTACTGAAATACCATGCCGATCACGGCGCCCAAGTGCGTGTTCTTATTTCAGATGTTATTACACTTAAAAAAGACCAAGCGATGTTTGAAAAAATGGCTTCTGAGAACGGCAACATCAAGGTCGTTCAATATCGCTATGATAATGCCGCAAGAAGTGGTGGCAAGCTTCATGAGTTTCACCGTACAAATCACGTGAAAATCTTCCTCACTCTTTCTTCGACAGACCCTTCGGCCAACCGCGTGGTTCTTGGCGGACGTAATATTCACGATGGTTTCTTATTTAGGGCAGCACCGAACTTCACAAGTTTTCCTTCTTTAGTGAACTACTCTAAAGGTGAAGAGTCTTTCGTTCACTGGCGCGACTTTGAATTTTTAATTAAATCAAAGACGTTTGCAGAAAAGCTCGCCGTTCAGTATTACGCTCTTTGGATGCAAGACTCTGATACGTTCAATGTGCGTCCCACAACAGCACAAAGCACATCGAGCGCTCGTCCTGATCCGCAATACTTCGCTGATGCCGACACTCACCCACTGATCAGACACTATGTTTCGATTCCTTTTAAAGACAATCGCAACCTTGAAGACTATTACGCGGAATTGATCAATCATGCTTCGAAAAAGATTTTGATTTCAACGCCGTACTTCCGCCCTCTTAAAAAAGTCGGTGAAGCTTTAAAGAACGCTGCTGACCGTGGCGTAAAAATCACGCTGATCACACGCTTGGATTTAGAAGGTGACACGGCTGACTTTATTTTAGGTGCCGTTAATAAAGACGGCGTGAATAAATTTAAAGACTCAATCAAGATTTATGAATACATCGAACCTAAAATCATCCTGCACTCAAAACTTGTGATGATTGATGATGAGATGTCTTTCATTGGTTCTGTGAATTTAAACAAGCGCAGTTTCATTCATGACATGGAAAACGGCGCTTTGATTTACAGCCCGGCTTTCACGAAGAAAATGACGAGTATTTATAATAGCTACCTCAAGCTTTCCCGTCCGATCACGGAAAAGCAAAAGGTGCATTTCTGGCAAAAAGCCATCATTGGAATGTTCGATAGCGAATTCTAG
- a CDS encoding sensor histidine kinase, whose protein sequence is MNIFRFKTSKSIPLMWVSLFLGISAIVAILSFSYEVYTAKSSVEQYVGIWEDDIAQAKIFQGDQTLQNKILKQLKEVHAAVGATEVQNPEKLQCVFSTDVPITYNSLPSGSMRVCFNTVDLAVKALLSPLFMLGILLGMIFLGVGVRREFLNQLHEQKLEAELALNKEIATISRQVAHDIRGPLMALTTLSQLSHEMGSDKKELLDLAVARIRGIAEDLLTKGKKEKKEDVVVVKDAGSDLSNLMESLLKEYRFSHPKVDFTWHKHIHSEKAAVSLESIKIQRVVSNLINNSLEALPEKEASINMTLMERQEHWLLQIMDNGCGIPEEILPRLMEEGVSHGKENGHGLGLFDARKTLQSIGGELQIRSRVGVGTQVVLLFPKNLESVAQIS, encoded by the coding sequence ATGAATATATTCCGTTTTAAAACCTCTAAATCGATTCCCTTGATGTGGGTGTCACTCTTTTTAGGAATCAGTGCGATCGTTGCGATCCTAAGCTTTTCCTATGAGGTTTACACGGCGAAGTCTTCTGTTGAGCAATACGTCGGTATTTGGGAAGACGACATCGCCCAAGCTAAGATTTTTCAAGGCGACCAAACGCTGCAAAATAAAATTTTAAAACAGCTTAAAGAAGTTCATGCGGCTGTGGGAGCTACCGAAGTTCAAAATCCGGAAAAGCTTCAGTGTGTGTTTTCAACAGATGTTCCGATTACTTACAACTCTTTGCCATCGGGAAGCATGAGAGTTTGCTTTAACACTGTAGATTTGGCCGTGAAGGCGTTGCTGTCGCCGCTCTTTATGTTGGGAATTCTTTTAGGAATGATTTTCCTTGGTGTCGGTGTTCGTCGTGAATTCTTAAATCAATTGCACGAACAAAAACTTGAAGCTGAATTGGCTTTGAATAAAGAAATTGCCACGATCTCTCGCCAAGTGGCGCACGATATTCGCGGCCCGTTGATGGCGCTCACAACGCTGAGCCAGCTTTCTCATGAAATGGGTTCTGACAAGAAAGAATTATTGGATCTCGCTGTGGCTCGTATTCGTGGTATTGCGGAAGACCTTTTAACCAAAGGTAAAAAAGAAAAGAAAGAAGATGTCGTTGTCGTGAAGGACGCGGGTTCGGATCTTTCTAATTTGATGGAATCGTTGCTCAAAGAATATCGTTTTTCTCATCCTAAAGTGGACTTTACTTGGCATAAGCATATTCACTCGGAAAAAGCAGCAGTAAGCTTAGAATCAATTAAAATTCAAAGGGTCGTCAGTAATTTAATTAATAATTCCCTCGAAGCATTGCCGGAAAAAGAAGCTTCCATCAATATGACTTTGATGGAAAGACAAGAGCATTGGTTGTTGCAAATCATGGATAACGGCTGCGGGATTCCCGAAGAGATTTTACCTCGGTTGATGGAAGAGGGAGTCAGTCACGGCAAAGAAAACGGCCACGGCCTAGGCCTTTTTGACGCTCGTAAAACATTGCAATCCATCGGTGGAGAACTTCAAATCCGTTCCCGCGTCGGTGTCGGAACCCAAGTCGTTCTATTATTCCCGAAAAATTTAGAATCCGTTGCGCAGATTTCTTAG